In Acidobacteriota bacterium, the DNA window CTCCGGTCTTTGCTTGACGTTGCACACTCGCGTGAGCACGAGTCCGGTGTCGCCCACGATCCGGCGTCCAGGCTCGAACACGATGGTCACGCCTTCAAGCAATCCTGTTTCGTGTTCAACGCGAGCCTCTGTGAAAGCCGCCTCGAGCACTGTTCGCGGGTCAAGCTCAGCTCGAAGCATCTGCCGCTCGCGCTCTTCGATATCAGCGGCCATTGGATTGTCCGACAGGTAATTTACCGGAAGCCCGCCTCCGATATTGACGTGACTCAATCGATGGCCGGTCTTTTTGTAGAGATCGACCAGGAACGTCCACATCTCGGCGAACGCTCGCGCGAACGGGTGTGCGTCGGGCGTTTGTGACCCCACGTGAATGTGCACGCCTGCGAGGTTGATCGAGTCTTTCGCTTCAAGCGCGCGCTTGAATGCTTCTTCGATCTGCGAAGGCGAGAGACCAAACTTCGAAGATAGCAGCCCGGTCTGGAGCCCAATGTGCGAGCGGGTAATTATCTCGGGCACGATGCGGATCGCGACGTTGGCGCGCTTCTGAATCGAGCGAGCGACTCGCGCGACCTGATCGAGTTCGTAAAGCGAATCGATGTTGATCGCCAGTATGCCGTACTCGATAGCATCGCGAATCTCCTCGTCGGTCTTCGACACGCCGTTGAACACTATTTGATCGGGACCGAAGCCGATGGTCTTCGCTTTGAACAGCTCGCCGCC includes these proteins:
- the lysA gene encoding diaminopimelate decarboxylase — protein: LYVFSEKRIAGNVRNLRAAVEAVHPRAKICYASKANSNMAVLDAVRRAGGDIEVNSGGELFKAKTIGFGPDQIVFNGVSKTDEEIRDAIEYGILAINIDSLYELDQVARVARSIQKRANVAIRIVPEIITRSHIGLQTGLLSSKFGLSPSQIEEAFKRALEAKDSINLAGVHIHVGSQTPDAHPFARAFAEMWTFLVDLYKKTGHRLSHVNIGGGLPVNYLSDNPMAADIEERERQMLRAELDPRTVLEAAFTEARVEHETGLLEGVTIVFEPGRRIVGDTGLVLTRVCNVKQRPETGDTWLLTDAGYSLVLSQAMYKWYYHLISASRASDEHGTPYKVAGPLCDSGDVYFDIEQGTRLPNYRLLPEGTGAGELLALLNTGAYALDQASQYNGRPIPSAVMVKESGEVRVIRRRESYEDLFYRDQW